One genomic region from Euleptes europaea isolate rEulEur1 chromosome 6, rEulEur1.hap1, whole genome shotgun sequence encodes:
- the DLGAP5 gene encoding disks large-associated protein 5, whose translation MSKSATNFASRYKKDLSIEALKAKLVHRKSVSQKESRHKHFDKGRQFGLADVNTQHARDKELSRLEETGEGRSPEKSKGKPKQIPDAKICGKERREMLQRYKAEKELRKLKEQREKPIFKCGRYKPEMPSFLPQPSQIPVLSKPKEKAVAPPVRVTRSKAKSVLEETAKPPPRLQASTVLPKCTSKGSGLQPPQCRQQHIYVDKPAKKESKGAQPAVPPNPSGRMTRATAAAMSKLPQVLKPAVTAGNLAEKRVTHKGKRQMENKNKEALHDVKEDDPTEPIEEGAAFQLAATEDAQEAEASPEKENVPAPEAPVLPPRRMHSFAPQNFVFKPLEGLASFKVSPMTPSRASVFLCPSLTWNPTKTTSEVPMEDAKETAPQDSCSESEPSPVPEATKEDLPESPPALEPQEDKMEPGLKEKTMAVTSETEIDQRLTDLPAPETSELMGEPQHDVPYFRNILHSETERLTSRCLEWDGTAEMDIPEEAKDLVRTTVGQTRLLIAERFRQFQGLVDNCEFRRGEKETMCSDLDGFWDMVAFQVEDVNKKFEDLRKLQENGWQMVDNDQTKRITKKKTAPQRATRATGRSVGKTAARKRLAAIKAMMKNKTKPEGVVARQEMPKEEEEKITFDGGFFRVESPARSFPGQTPKSASRSSQRASRQATPRSISRAFLQSCADTCVARLGTPAAARSCPPLPDLDASAGPSQTDLLGRISDQSDVEAAVGTDAAADRVVEETDESRTASAVGTSPHSSDVEDVVSMDSQEAESPGCKQEASNFIEEVPQVATDLGDEGVVRSPEKEALFEGPSSQGEEQHTPACQTGRLLGDFSCDDGTSEGQPNLDCSLFFTPLKNEAQTLAAAASNNDLIVFSPLPFPAGEK comes from the exons ATGAGCAAGTCGGCTACCAATTTTGCCAGCCGCTACAAAAAGGACCTGAGCATCGAGGCTCTCAAGGCGAAACTGGTCCACAGGAAGTCCGTCTCGCAAAAGGAGAGCCGGCACAAGCATTTCGATAAGGGCAGGCAGTTCGGACTGGCAGATGTCAACACGCAGCACGCCAGAGACAAGGAGCTTTCTCGTCTGGAGGAGACGGGCGAAGGGCGCTCTCCGGAGAAGAGCAAGGGGAAGCCGA AACAAATACCAGATGCCAAGATTTGTGGGAAGGAGCGCAGGGAAATGCTCCAGCGTTACAAGGCTGAGAAAGAACTCCGGAAACTGAAAGAGCAAAGAGAGAAGCCCATCTTTAAGTGTGGGCGATACAAGCCGGAAATGCCTTCCTTTCTGCCGCAACCATCACAGATTCCAGTGCTGAGCAAGCCAAAGGAGAAG GCGGTGGCACCTCCAGTGCGGGTAACAAGATCGAAGGCGAAGAGCGTCTTGGAAGAAACGGCAAAGCCCCCTCCGAGACTCCAGGCTTCCacggttt TGCCAAAGTGTACCAGTAAGGGCTCTGGGCTTCAACCCCCTCAATGTAGACAGCAGCACATCTATGTGGACAAACCTGCCAAAAAAGAGAGCAAAG GGGCTCAGCCTGCAGTGCCCCCCAACCCCAGTGGAAGGATGACGAGAGCGACGGCTGCCGCCATGTCCAAGCTCCCGCAGGTCTTGAAACCAGCTGTGACTGCAG GAAATCTGGCAGAGAAACGGGTGACACACAAAGGAAAGCGGCAGATGGAGAACAAAAACAAAGAG GCGTTACATGATGTGAAAGAGGACGATCCGACGGAGCCGATAGAAGAGGGGGCTGCCTTTCAACTTGCTGCGACTGAAGACGCCCAGGAGGCCGAAGCCTCCCCAGAAAAGGAAAACGTGCCGGCGCCTGAGGCCCCAGTTCTTCCTCCGAGGAGAATGCACTCGTTCGCCCCTCAGAACTTTGTCTTTAAGCCTCTGGAGGGCCTGGCCTCTTTCAAGGTCTCGCCCATGACCCCGTCCCGGGCCAGTGTGTTCCTGTGTCCCAGTCTCACGTGGAATCCTACCAAGACCACCAG TGAAGTCCCTATGGAAGATGCGAAGGAAACCGCACCACAGGACAGTTGTTCAGAAAGCGAACCTTCCCCTGTGCCAGAAGCGACTAAAGAGGACCTCCCAGAATCTCCGCCTGCCCTGGAGCCTCAGGAGGATAAGATGG AACCCGGGTTGAAAGAAAAGACGATGGCTGTTACTAGTGAAACAGAGATCGATCAGCGGCTTACCGACCTTCCCGCACCTGAAACTTCAGAGCTGATGGGAGAACCGCAGCATGATGTGCCTTATTTCAG aaacATTCTTCACTCCGAAACAGAGAGGCTGACCTCACGTTGTCTTGAATGGGACGGAACCGCCGAGATGGACATCCCAGAGGAAG CGAAAGATCTTGTCCGAACAACTGTCGGGCAAACCAGGCTGCTCATAGCAGAGAGGTTCAGGCAGTTCCAAGGGCTGGTGGACAACTGCGAGTTCAGACGCGGCGAGAAGGAGACGATGTGTTCGGACCTGGATGGATTCTGGGACATGGTCGCCTTCCAG gTAGAAGATGTGAACAAAAAATTTGAGGACTTGAGAAAGCTTCAGGAGAACGGGTGGCAAATGGTAGACAACGATCAGACCAAGCGAATCACCAAG AAGAAGACCGCCCCCCAAAGGGCCACCAGAGCAACCGGCCGGTCTGTCGGGAAGACTGCTGCCCGAAAACGCCTTGCGGCCATCAAGGCGATGATGAAGAATAAGACGAAACCAGAGGGAGTGGTGGCGAGGCAAGAAATGccgaaggaggaagaagagaagattaCCTTTGATGGAGGGTTTTTCCGGGTCGAATCTCCTGCCAGGTCTTTCCCAG GCCAGACCCCCAAATCGGCAAGCCGGTCTTCCCAGCGGGCTTCCAGACAGGCAACTCCGAGATCCATCAGCCGAGCCTTTCTTCAGAGTTGTGCAGACACCTGCGTCGCAAGACTGGGCACTCCAGCAGCAGCCAGAAGTTGCCCCCCTTTGCCTGACCTGGACGCGTCTGCGGGCCCTTCTCAAACTGATCTCCTCGGCCGCATTTCTGACCAAAG tgaTGTAGAAGCTGCAGTGGGAACTGATGCCGCAGCGGACAGAGTGGTGGAAGAAACCGAC GAATCACGAACTGCCTCCGCTGTTGGCACCTCTCCTCATTCTAGTGACGTGGAAGATGTGGTTTCCATGGATTCCCAGGAGGCGGAAAGTCCCGGCTGTAAACAAGAAGCCTCTAATTTCATAGAAGAAGTTCCACAGGTGGCGACAGATCTGGGAGACGAGGGTGTGGTGCGCAGTCCTGAGAAGGAGGCCCTCTTTGAAGGGCCTTCCTCTCAAGGTGAAGAACAGCACACCCCAGCATGTCAGACAG GTCGTCTCCTTGGCGACTTCTCCTGCGATGACGGAACCTCAGAGGGCCAG CCGAACCTGGACTGCAGTCTTTTCTTCACTCCTCTCAAGAACGAAGCTCAGACGTTGGCGGCGGCAGCTTCCAACAACGACCTCATCGtgttttctccccttcctttcccagctggggagaaatga